One stretch of Pseudoramibacter sp. DNA includes these proteins:
- the hisIE gene encoding bifunctional phosphoribosyl-AMP cyclohydrolase/phosphoribosyl-ATP diphosphatase HisIE, with protein sequence MPNTLQTLTSLDDVQIKYNDQGLVPAVLQDYRTRQVLMMAWMNAESIQITLETGKATFFSRSRQSLWTKGETSGHFQHVVTFYYDCDADTLLLEVIPDGPACHTGHTSCFYRELAENPDLAKGNSSILKTLNDQIEDRKAHPVEGSYTNYLFNEGLDKILKKVGEESTETVIAAKNTDPGELVFEASDLIYHLAVLLNYKHLSFDDVFEKLTERHSHKRRDEYGSKGKIKNKK encoded by the coding sequence ATGCCGAATACACTTCAAACCCTTACGTCTCTGGACGACGTTCAGATCAAATACAACGATCAGGGCCTCGTCCCTGCTGTCCTTCAGGACTACCGCACCCGCCAGGTCCTCATGATGGCCTGGATGAATGCAGAATCCATTCAGATCACCCTTGAAACGGGAAAGGCGACCTTTTTCAGCCGCTCCCGCCAGAGTCTGTGGACCAAAGGCGAAACCTCCGGCCACTTCCAGCACGTCGTCACGTTCTATTATGACTGCGACGCAGACACGTTGCTTTTGGAAGTGATTCCCGACGGTCCGGCCTGCCACACCGGCCACACCAGCTGCTTCTACCGGGAACTGGCCGAAAATCCTGATCTGGCAAAGGGCAACAGCAGCATCCTGAAAACCTTAAACGACCAGATCGAAGACCGCAAGGCCCACCCCGTCGAAGGCTCCTACACCAACTACCTCTTTAACGAAGGGCTGGACAAGATCTTGAAAAAAGTCGGCGAAGAATCCACCGAAACGGTCATCGCCGCCAAGAACACTGATCCCGGCGAGCTCGTTTTCGAAGCCTCCGACCTGATTTACCATCTGGCCGTGCTGCTCAACTACAAGCATCTCTCCTTTGACGATGTTTTTGAAAAGCTCACCGAACGCCACAGCCACAAACGCCGCGACGAATACGGCAGCAAAGGGAAAATCAAAAATAAAAAATAA
- the hisB gene encoding imidazoleglycerol-phosphate dehydratase HisB, whose amino-acid sequence MSRKVTRTRKTAETEIEVTLDLDGTGKSDIDTSVRFFNHMMTLFAAHGQFDLAIHAKGDGVDNHHVLEDLGIVLGEAFREALGDKAGITRYATVFLPMDEALCRINIDISGRAYLVWHVDLTREYIGDFETEMLREFFVAFTTHSMMTIHVANLYGINNHHIVEGIFKGFGRALKQAVAVDPSIHGIPSTKGVIE is encoded by the coding sequence TTGAGCCGGAAAGTAACGCGGACACGGAAAACCGCTGAAACCGAAATCGAAGTGACCCTCGACCTCGACGGCACCGGAAAATCGGACATCGACACTTCCGTCCGTTTTTTTAATCACATGATGACCCTTTTTGCCGCTCACGGCCAGTTTGACCTCGCCATCCACGCCAAAGGGGACGGCGTCGACAATCACCACGTGCTCGAAGACCTGGGCATCGTCCTCGGGGAAGCTTTTCGGGAAGCCCTGGGCGACAAAGCCGGCATCACCCGCTACGCGACGGTCTTTCTGCCCATGGACGAAGCCCTGTGCCGGATCAACATCGACATCAGCGGCCGCGCCTATCTCGTCTGGCACGTCGATCTGACCCGGGAATACATTGGAGATTTTGAAACGGAAATGCTGCGGGAATTTTTTGTCGCCTTCACCACCCATTCGATGATGACCATTCACGTCGCAAATCTCTACGGCATCAACAATCATCACATTGTCGAAGGCATTTTCAAGGGATTCGGACGCGCTCTGAAACAGGCGGTCGCGGTCGACCCGAGTATCCACGGCATTCCAAGTACGAAAGGAGTGATTGAATGA
- the hisG gene encoding ATP phosphoribosyltransferase, which yields MTLQNDKIKMALAKGRVANKTIDRLKEIGYVFPDYSKESRKLIFTDSTGSLEFFLVKSPDVGTYVEKGAADIGIVGRDVLLEHPADVYELLNLKIGQCRMCVAGFKDTQIRYNQKLTVGTKYPHIAKRYFTQIDQPVDLITINGSVELGPILGLCDCIVDIVESGNTLRENGLVVLRSILDISSRLIVNHVSLKTKREQIDPIVEKFKELAI from the coding sequence ATGACCTTGCAAAACGATAAAATCAAAATGGCCCTGGCCAAGGGCCGCGTCGCCAATAAAACCATTGACCGTCTGAAAGAAATCGGCTACGTTTTCCCCGATTATTCCAAAGAAAGCCGAAAGCTCATCTTCACCGACTCGACCGGCAGTCTTGAATTTTTCCTGGTTAAATCCCCGGACGTGGGCACCTACGTCGAAAAGGGCGCCGCAGACATCGGCATCGTCGGCCGGGATGTGCTCCTGGAACATCCAGCTGACGTCTACGAACTGCTCAACCTCAAAATCGGCCAGTGCCGCATGTGCGTCGCCGGATTCAAGGACACTCAAATCCGCTACAACCAGAAGCTCACCGTCGGCACGAAATACCCCCACATCGCCAAACGCTACTTCACTCAGATCGACCAGCCTGTGGATCTGATCACCATCAACGGTTCTGTGGAACTGGGGCCGATTCTCGGCCTCTGCGACTGCATCGTCGACATCGTGGAAAGCGGCAACACCCTTCGGGAAAACGGTCTGGTGGTGCTCCGAAGCATCTTAGATATCAGCTCCCGGCTCATCGTCAATCACGTCAGCTTGAAAACCAAGCGCGAACAGATTGATCCCATCGTTGAAAAGTTTAAAGAACTCGCAATTTAA
- the hisC gene encoding histidinol-phosphate transaminase produces MKTDFTRPCVRDLEAYKVIPPDYDIILNANENPYDFPDDLKKELCDAIMDMSLNRYPDPSATALRKELADYNGVDPDQIICGCGSDEIMSMLNQTFINPGDTVISHNPSFSMYQIWSIIGGANFIWVPDKDDLYPDVEKIINTAKLKDAKMIYLCSPNNPTGSLLPRHDVIDILEETNALVILDEAYVEFKKKGDLTDIVNTYNNVIVLHTLSKAFGLAGIRCGYAVGPKPLIDMMYKVKSPYNLNKLTQAAALIALQHRDELLKRVDVLNKERHRLYETLKTFKGITRIYPTASNFIYFEVADGAPVYAALLDAGILVKYLKHDLSDTCDHFRLTVGKPEENDAVLKILKRSLS; encoded by the coding sequence ATGAAAACTGATTTCACCCGCCCCTGCGTCCGCGATCTCGAAGCCTACAAGGTCATTCCCCCGGACTACGACATCATCCTGAACGCCAACGAAAATCCCTATGATTTTCCCGACGATTTAAAAAAAGAATTGTGCGACGCCATCATGGACATGTCCTTAAACCGCTATCCTGATCCTTCCGCGACGGCTCTGCGCAAAGAACTGGCCGACTACAACGGCGTAGATCCCGACCAGATCATCTGCGGCTGCGGTTCCGACGAAATCATGTCCATGCTCAACCAGACCTTTATCAATCCCGGGGACACGGTCATCTCCCACAACCCCAGCTTTTCGATGTACCAGATCTGGAGCATCATCGGCGGCGCCAATTTCATCTGGGTGCCCGACAAAGACGACCTCTACCCTGACGTCGAAAAAATCATCAACACCGCCAAATTAAAAGACGCCAAGATGATTTACCTGTGCTCGCCGAACAACCCCACCGGCTCCCTGCTGCCGCGCCACGACGTCATCGACATCCTCGAAGAAACCAACGCCCTCGTGATCTTGGACGAAGCCTACGTCGAATTCAAAAAAAAAGGGGATCTCACAGACATTGTCAACACCTACAACAACGTCATCGTCCTTCACACCCTGTCCAAGGCCTTCGGTCTCGCCGGCATCCGCTGCGGCTACGCCGTGGGACCCAAACCCTTAATCGACATGATGTACAAGGTCAAATCTCCTTACAATTTGAACAAGCTGACCCAGGCTGCAGCCCTGATCGCCCTGCAGCACCGCGACGAACTGCTTAAACGGGTTGACGTGCTGAACAAAGAACGGCACCGCCTCTACGAAACCCTCAAAACTTTCAAAGGCATCACCCGGATTTATCCCACCGCTTCCAACTTCATTTACTTTGAAGTGGCCGACGGCGCGCCGGTTTACGCTGCTTTACTTGACGCGGGCATTTTGGTAAAATATTTAAAACACGACCTCTCGGATACCTGCGATCATTTCAGACTGACCGTCGGCAAACCCGAAGAAAACGACGCCGTGTTGAAGATTTTGAAAAGGAGTCTGTCTTGA
- the hisH gene encoding imidazole glycerol phosphate synthase subunit HisH, producing MTVAIIDYDVGNLKNVETALKGLDIDCVITRDHKRIDDASAIVLPGVGAFADAMNNLEKFDLYAPLVNNVKKGKPLLGICLGMQLLFDKSFEDGEWKGLGFIPGQVVRFEDTRQTGLKVPHMGWNNLTIHHPEDPIVQGLGSQDFVYFVHSYYAVPDHFDENVVAYTEYGVRVPAIVRQDNVLGMQFHPEKSAAVGQRLLINWKEFIS from the coding sequence ATGACAGTTGCAATTATCGATTACGATGTCGGCAACCTCAAAAACGTCGAAACGGCCCTGAAGGGGCTGGACATCGACTGCGTCATCACGCGCGACCACAAGCGCATCGACGATGCCTCTGCAATTGTTCTGCCCGGCGTCGGCGCCTTTGCCGATGCCATGAACAACCTGGAAAAATTTGATCTGTACGCCCCCCTTGTCAATAACGTCAAAAAGGGCAAGCCTTTATTGGGCATCTGCCTGGGCATGCAGCTCTTGTTCGATAAAAGTTTTGAAGACGGTGAATGGAAGGGCCTGGGCTTTATTCCGGGGCAGGTCGTCCGTTTCGAAGACACCCGCCAGACCGGCTTAAAAGTGCCCCATATGGGGTGGAACAACCTCACCATTCACCATCCCGAAGATCCCATCGTTCAGGGACTCGGCAGCCAGGATTTCGTGTATTTTGTCCATTCGTATTACGCGGTTCCCGACCACTTTGATGAAAATGTGGTGGCCTATACCGAATACGGGGTTCGCGTCCCGGCCATTGTCAGACAAGACAACGTCCTCGGCATGCAGTTCCATCCGGAAAAAAGCGCAGCCGTTGGACAGCGGCTGCTGATCAATTGGAAGGAGTTCATTTCATGA
- the hisZ gene encoding ATP phosphoribosyltransferase regulatory subunit, giving the protein MLTTYTIEGFENIQYQGFQALSKIERSLTRLYSRYGYHQVAIPTFETYDHFVKNGAISANELFKFISRKGQVLALKPDATLSVARMAAINHHDPNEIIKLFYQTNIYRHFSSPGDVKKEMTQMGVEFFGDNSPECDGEIIEMAIASLKANGVDDVQIDLGHVGFINYLLDELTMSQDERARLFELIENKNLGDIQEFLSTHQYDSKISKIILELPMLYGDPADVFARMTKLCINQNMQEVVKHLSALYEHLKSVGLAQYVTFDLGFTSSMNYYTDLIFKVYAGNWGAPIIDGGRYNKLSRQFGIDRPACGFAVNLLSLMDYLEEHDLIHVENLPHAVLLYREGDKKRAFETAKTLRSEGNIAEVFTINSLPSAMIERLAAQRLYRDAVFYVFSHDDVLVWQDGRLVPADRILSLSLAPEQE; this is encoded by the coding sequence ATGCTTACAACTTATACCATCGAAGGGTTTGAAAATATTCAGTACCAGGGCTTCCAGGCCCTCTCCAAAATCGAGCGCAGTCTGACGCGCCTGTACAGCCGCTACGGTTATCATCAGGTCGCCATTCCGACCTTTGAAACCTACGACCATTTTGTGAAAAACGGCGCCATTTCGGCCAACGAATTGTTTAAATTCATCAGCCGGAAGGGGCAGGTTCTGGCACTGAAACCCGACGCCACCCTGTCGGTCGCGCGCATGGCCGCCATTAACCATCACGATCCCAACGAGATCATCAAACTATTCTATCAGACCAATATTTACCGCCACTTTTCGAGTCCCGGAGACGTCAAAAAAGAAATGACCCAGATGGGGGTCGAATTCTTCGGCGACAACTCTCCTGAATGCGACGGCGAAATCATCGAAATGGCCATCGCATCGCTGAAAGCCAACGGCGTCGACGACGTCCAGATCGACCTCGGACACGTCGGCTTCATCAACTACCTTCTGGATGAACTGACCATGTCCCAGGATGAACGGGCCCGGCTTTTCGAACTCATTGAAAACAAAAATCTCGGCGACATCCAGGAATTCTTGTCCACCCATCAGTACGACTCGAAAATTTCGAAGATCATTCTGGAACTGCCGATGCTGTACGGCGACCCTGCCGACGTCTTCGCGCGCATGACCAAACTCTGCATTAATCAGAACATGCAGGAAGTCGTCAAACACTTAAGCGCCTTGTACGAACATCTGAAATCCGTGGGGCTGGCCCAGTATGTCACTTTTGATCTGGGCTTCACCAGCTCGATGAATTATTACACGGATTTAATCTTCAAAGTCTATGCCGGCAACTGGGGCGCCCCCATCATCGACGGCGGCCGCTACAACAAACTCAGCCGCCAGTTCGGCATCGACCGCCCTGCCTGCGGCTTCGCGGTCAACCTGCTCAGCCTCATGGACTACCTTGAAGAACATGATTTGATTCACGTTGAAAATCTGCCCCACGCGGTTCTGCTTTACCGGGAAGGGGATAAAAAACGCGCTTTTGAAACCGCCAAGACCCTTCGCAGCGAAGGCAATATCGCAGAAGTCTTTACGATCAATTCCCTGCCCTCCGCGATGATCGAACGCCTCGCCGCTCAAAGGCTGTATCGGGACGCCGTCTTTTACGTCTTCAGCCACGATGACGTCCTCGTGTGGCAGGACGGCAGACTCGTGCCTGCGGACCGCATTTTGTCCCTCTCACTCGCACCAGAACAGGAGTAA
- the hisA gene encoding 1-(5-phosphoribosyl)-5-[(5-phosphoribosylamino)methylideneamino]imidazole-4-carboxamide isomerase, translating into MIVLPAIDIKGGQCVRLRQGEKDDETVYFKDPVKVAKQFESWGAQYLHIVDLDGAFNGKPQNFDIIKKILSAVDIPIELGGGIRNAEIAKTYIDAGVSRIIVGTQAIKDFNFIEHLIYHYDNKVCVSIDARDGMVRTEGWTQDSDMEALELATSLEKVGLSTLVYTDISKDGMMSGPNFDMLNVLNQNLNIDIIASGGVASVEHLDRLRNMDLYGAITGKAVYEGAIDLKAYFAEHPNS; encoded by the coding sequence ATGATCGTTCTACCTGCTATCGACATCAAAGGCGGCCAGTGTGTGCGGCTGCGCCAGGGTGAAAAAGACGACGAAACCGTTTATTTCAAAGATCCCGTCAAGGTCGCCAAACAGTTTGAATCCTGGGGTGCTCAGTATCTCCACATCGTCGACCTCGACGGCGCCTTTAACGGCAAGCCGCAGAATTTCGACATCATTAAAAAGATTCTGTCGGCTGTCGACATTCCCATCGAACTGGGGGGCGGCATCCGCAACGCCGAAATCGCCAAGACCTACATCGACGCCGGGGTTTCCCGCATCATCGTCGGCACTCAGGCCATCAAGGACTTCAATTTTATTGAACACCTGATCTATCACTACGACAACAAGGTCTGCGTGTCCATCGACGCCAGAGACGGCATGGTCCGCACCGAAGGCTGGACTCAGGACAGCGACATGGAAGCGCTGGAACTGGCCACTTCTCTTGAAAAAGTCGGCCTGTCCACCCTCGTATACACCGATATCTCAAAAGACGGCATGATGTCCGGCCCGAATTTCGACATGCTCAACGTCTTGAACCAGAACCTGAACATCGACATCATCGCCTCCGGCGGCGTCGCAAGCGTTGAACATCTGGACCGCCTGAGAAATATGGATCTTTACGGCGCGATCACCGGCAAAGCCGTTTACGAAGGCGCCATCGACCTGAAGGCTTATTTCGCCGAACACCCGAATTCCTGA
- the hisF gene encoding imidazole glycerol phosphate synthase subunit HisF yields the protein MLTKRIIPCLDVDHGRVVKGKKFKNIQDVADPVELGRYYSEQGADELVFYDITASYEKRDIFINVVEKVAEAVRIPFTIGGGIRTTDDFRQVLMAGADKVSVNSAAVNNPQLIMDAALRFGNQCVVLSIDAKRNGKGSWDVFVDGGRKNTGIDAIEWAKKGESLGAGEICINSIDTDGVKRGYDIELNQKLSETLTIPVIASGGAGKMQDFSEVLKAGADAALAASVFHYKEILIPELKHYLSGEGLPIRLV from the coding sequence ATGCTGACAAAAAGAATTATTCCGTGTCTGGACGTCGACCACGGCCGCGTCGTCAAGGGCAAAAAATTCAAAAACATTCAGGATGTCGCCGATCCCGTCGAACTGGGCCGCTATTATTCAGAACAGGGCGCCGACGAACTGGTCTTTTACGATATCACGGCCAGTTATGAAAAGCGGGACATCTTCATCAACGTGGTGGAAAAAGTCGCCGAAGCGGTCCGGATTCCCTTTACCATCGGCGGCGGCATCCGCACCACCGACGATTTCCGCCAGGTCTTAATGGCCGGCGCGGATAAAGTTTCCGTCAATTCCGCTGCGGTGAACAATCCCCAGCTCATCATGGACGCCGCCCTGCGTTTCGGCAACCAGTGCGTGGTGCTGTCCATCGACGCCAAACGCAACGGCAAAGGGTCCTGGGATGTGTTCGTCGACGGCGGCCGGAAAAACACCGGCATCGACGCCATTGAATGGGCCAAAAAGGGAGAATCCCTGGGCGCCGGCGAAATCTGCATCAACTCCATCGACACCGACGGGGTCAAACGGGGATACGATATCGAGCTCAACCAGAAGCTCTCTGAAACCCTCACCATCCCGGTGATCGCCTCCGGCGGCGCCGGCAAAATGCAGGATTTTTCTGAAGTCCTGAAAGCCGGCGCCGATGCAGCGCTGGCTGCCTCTGTTTTTCACTACAAGGAAATCCTGATTCCGGAATTAAAACACTACCTGTCCGGCGAAGGCCTGCCCATCCGCCTCGTCTAG
- the hisD gene encoding histidinol dehydrogenase → MKKYIYNETVRNQLDVILKRSEADHQDVRATVLDIIDNVKANGDQALIDYEAKFDRCQLDSLKVTPEEIDRAFEETDPELIATIRRSAENIRRFHEHQKETTWTINPKPGITLGQHITPISRVGVYVPGGKAAYPSTVLMDTIPAIVAGVHTIAMVTPPDASGQINSNILCAAKIAGVTEIYKVGGAQAIAALAYGTETIAPVNKIVGPGNIFVATAKKEVFGKVAIDMIAGPSEVCVIADSTANPVYIAADLLSQAEHDEMAMPVLVTPDEALADKIIAEIDRQIEADLRRKAIAKASVTDHGFAFICKDLDEAFELTNQIAPEHLELAVENAENYLDRVQNAGAIFLGMYSPEPLGDYYAGPNHTLPTSGTAKFSSPLGVYDFIKRSSIIQYDRANLKAAAHDITAFAYAEGLDAHAKSIERRFPDEN, encoded by the coding sequence ATGAAAAAATATATTTATAATGAAACGGTCCGAAATCAGCTCGACGTCATTTTAAAGCGCAGCGAAGCGGATCATCAGGATGTCCGCGCCACGGTGCTCGACATCATCGATAATGTCAAAGCCAACGGCGATCAGGCCCTCATCGATTACGAAGCCAAATTTGACCGCTGCCAGCTCGACAGCTTAAAAGTGACACCGGAGGAAATCGACCGCGCTTTCGAAGAAACCGATCCGGAACTCATCGCAACCATCCGCCGCTCGGCCGAAAACATCCGCCGTTTCCACGAACATCAGAAAGAAACGACCTGGACCATCAACCCTAAACCGGGCATCACCCTCGGCCAGCACATCACACCCATCAGCCGCGTCGGCGTCTACGTGCCCGGCGGCAAAGCTGCTTACCCTTCCACGGTTTTGATGGACACCATTCCGGCCATCGTCGCGGGCGTTCACACCATCGCCATGGTCACGCCCCCGGACGCTTCAGGCCAGATCAACAGCAATATCCTCTGCGCCGCAAAAATCGCCGGCGTCACGGAAATTTACAAAGTCGGCGGCGCCCAGGCCATCGCGGCTCTCGCCTACGGCACCGAAACCATCGCCCCGGTAAACAAAATTGTCGGCCCCGGCAATATTTTTGTCGCCACCGCAAAAAAAGAAGTCTTCGGCAAGGTGGCCATCGATATGATCGCCGGCCCCAGCGAAGTCTGCGTCATCGCCGATTCGACGGCCAACCCCGTCTACATCGCCGCCGACCTTTTGTCCCAGGCGGAACACGATGAAATGGCCATGCCGGTTCTGGTCACCCCGGACGAAGCCCTGGCGGACAAAATCATCGCCGAAATTGACCGGCAGATCGAAGCTGACCTGCGCCGAAAGGCCATCGCCAAGGCATCGGTAACCGACCACGGTTTTGCCTTTATCTGCAAAGACCTCGACGAAGCCTTCGAACTGACCAATCAGATTGCGCCGGAACACCTGGAACTGGCCGTCGAAAATGCCGAAAATTATCTGGATCGCGTTCAGAATGCCGGCGCCATTTTCCTCGGCATGTACAGCCCCGAACCCCTGGGCGACTATTACGCCGGCCCCAACCACACCCTGCCGACTTCAGGCACGGCCAAATTCTCTTCACCCCTGGGCGTTTACGACTTCATCAAACGCTCCAGCATTATTCAGTACGACCGTGCGAATTTAAAGGCTGCCGCGCACGACATCACCGCTTTCGCCTACGCCGAAGGTCTCGATGCCCACGCCAAATCAATCGAAAGGAGATTTCCCGATGAAAACTGA